A stretch of Deltaproteobacteria bacterium DNA encodes these proteins:
- a CDS encoding phospholipase D-like domain-containing protein, with the protein MRRLTLSALALFGLLLLPACGGEEIPDGYEDGSPVAEGKADGFIDSLRASAPLPADAVLDAPLAVLFAPDDPVSTLELTLIEEIAARREADPAAHEEGENPFTIRYAVYNLRNERITDALIDAAARGVDVQVLIEADQLDPARDYNQMDERLIDAGFEYAPDHRALDEGGRREADLIGVTGSGLMHLKTRIFQAPGFEAVISGSMNPGDNAVLNEETLHLIRDPALIARYDEAYRAVLEDRRVPNVWDEGAALNVLFTPAASGPRAGTRLLQWLQEEDEQILLMVYSLRDVTAAGVDGSLVDILKAKAKAGVPVYLITDRKQSDGVDADGNPVYRNDRTEDRLRGAGVHVYEVTNRATPFTAMHHKVAILGRTRIRVITDAANYSYAALGSDTRTARNHESMLFVDTAAAGLPHLGRRYLGQWMKVLERYADQSADEDEAPFGVVAAELLAQAGWPDAPVGFTATAQTEWGESVHVRGDAERLGAWGERGEGVPLFTDATSYPFWTTLEDVPLPVGAIFAWKVTAVSESGATRWEAGPNRRSLAMDACLLGGGARFHGDWR; encoded by the coding sequence ATGCGTCGCCTCACGCTCTCTGCTCTCGCCCTCTTCGGCCTGCTCCTCCTTCCCGCCTGCGGCGGCGAGGAGATCCCCGATGGCTACGAGGACGGCAGCCCCGTCGCCGAGGGCAAGGCCGACGGCTTCATCGACAGCCTGAGGGCGAGCGCGCCCCTGCCCGCGGACGCCGTCCTCGACGCGCCGCTGGCGGTGCTCTTCGCGCCCGACGATCCGGTGAGCACGCTCGAGCTCACCCTCATCGAGGAGATCGCCGCCCGCCGGGAGGCCGACCCCGCCGCCCACGAGGAGGGCGAGAACCCCTTCACGATCCGCTACGCTGTCTACAACCTGCGTAACGAGCGGATCACCGACGCCCTGATCGACGCCGCCGCGCGCGGGGTGGACGTGCAGGTGCTGATCGAGGCCGATCAGCTCGACCCCGCCCGCGACTACAACCAGATGGACGAGCGCCTGATCGACGCCGGCTTCGAGTACGCGCCCGACCACCGCGCCCTCGACGAGGGCGGGCGGCGAGAGGCCGACCTGATCGGCGTCACCGGCAGCGGGCTGATGCACCTGAAGACCCGCATCTTCCAGGCGCCGGGCTTCGAGGCGGTGATCTCGGGCTCGATGAACCCCGGCGACAACGCCGTGCTCAACGAGGAGACCCTCCACCTCATCCGCGACCCGGCCCTGATCGCCCGCTACGACGAGGCCTACCGGGCGGTCCTCGAGGACCGGCGCGTCCCCAACGTCTGGGACGAGGGCGCCGCCCTCAACGTCCTCTTCACCCCCGCGGCCTCCGGGCCCCGGGCCGGCACCCGCCTGCTGCAGTGGCTCCAGGAGGAGGACGAGCAGATCCTGCTGATGGTCTACAGCCTGCGCGACGTCACCGCCGCGGGGGTCGACGGCTCCCTCGTCGACATCCTGAAGGCGAAGGCGAAGGCCGGCGTGCCCGTCTACCTCATCACCGACCGCAAGCAGTCCGACGGCGTCGACGCCGACGGCAACCCCGTCTATCGCAACGACCGCACCGAGGATCGCCTCCGCGGCGCCGGGGTCCACGTCTACGAGGTCACCAACCGCGCCACCCCCTTCACCGCCATGCACCACAAGGTGGCCATCCTGGGCCGGACGCGGATCCGGGTGATCACCGACGCGGCGAACTACTCCTACGCCGCCCTCGGCTCCGACACCCGCACCGCCCGCAACCACGAGAGCATGCTCTTCGTGGACACCGCGGCCGCCGGCCTGCCCCACCTCGGCCGGCGCTACCTCGGCCAGTGGATGAAGGTGCTCGAGCGCTACGCGGATCAGAGCGCCGACGAGGATGAGGCCCCCTTCGGGGTGGTCGCCGCCGAGCTCCTCGCGCAGGCCGGCTGGCCCGACGCGCCGGTGGGCTTCACCGCCACGGCCCAGACCGAGTGGGGGGAGAGCGTCCACGTGCGGGGCGACGCCGAGCGCCTCGGCGCGTGGGGCGAGCGCGGCGAGGGCGTCCCCCTCTTCACCGACGCCACGTCCTACCCCTTCTGGACCACGCTCGAGGACGTCCCCCTCCCGGTGGGCGCGATCTTCGCCTGGAAGGTGACGGCCGTCAGCGAGTCCGGGGCGACCCGCTGGGAGGCCGGCCCCAACCGCCGCTCCCTGGCGATGGACGCCTGCCTCCTGGGCGGCGGCGCGCGCTTCCACGGCGACTGGCGCTAG
- a CDS encoding methyl-accepting chemotaxis protein — protein MIERGIFDRRTQTLFALGQVVASLGFGFGVLGLVLHDLDFGAINLLPPLVGALGGGIALWLLGAGRERAGAWVLLSSALVAVTGSMMSMGGFSGQSPTIFVWPVLMAGLLLGQRHAFLAAALASVVQVTLGLLELGGLFSPSLPPTDPNLRILAVGVPVVVFWLVALLSWLSAKHLGAALEVHAQVLDHAEQELGPVADSLASSMEQLLESTTEVRVRTRELSRGAETQAAFLMRGRGSAEIVATSTRELAQRARDAQGATSEASRLLEEAVRVFQALNRRLEGIDEIVETMQGLAERTDILALNATLESARAGEYGRSFGLVADRVRESAELTGQAARRIGDLNRTIEADFELIGASVERVRQAIHTGERLATDTVSAMFEQETSSQAIVEALTELAISAGASARSAEQIAVTVDEQGQSVAFATESAGRVAALVEAIQRREKVEDEEP, from the coding sequence ATGATCGAACGCGGAATCTTCGATCGCCGCACCCAGACCCTCTTCGCTCTGGGGCAGGTGGTGGCCTCCCTGGGCTTCGGGTTCGGGGTGCTGGGGCTGGTCCTCCACGATCTGGACTTCGGCGCCATCAACCTCCTGCCGCCCCTGGTCGGCGCGCTCGGCGGGGGGATCGCCCTCTGGTTGCTGGGCGCGGGCCGGGAGCGGGCGGGGGCCTGGGTGTTGCTCTCGAGCGCGCTGGTGGCGGTCACCGGCTCGATGATGTCCATGGGGGGCTTCTCGGGTCAGAGCCCGACGATCTTCGTCTGGCCGGTGCTCATGGCCGGGCTGCTCCTGGGCCAGCGTCACGCCTTCCTCGCGGCCGCCCTGGCCAGCGTCGTCCAGGTGACCCTCGGCCTCCTCGAGCTCGGGGGCCTCTTCTCTCCCTCCCTCCCGCCGACGGACCCCAACCTGCGCATCCTCGCGGTGGGGGTGCCGGTGGTGGTCTTCTGGCTGGTGGCCCTGCTCTCCTGGCTCTCGGCCAAGCACCTGGGCGCCGCCCTGGAGGTCCACGCCCAGGTCCTCGACCACGCCGAGCAGGAGCTGGGGCCAGTCGCCGACAGCCTGGCCTCCAGCATGGAGCAGCTCCTGGAGTCCACCACCGAGGTGAGGGTGCGGACCCGCGAGCTCTCCCGGGGGGCCGAGACCCAGGCGGCCTTCCTCATGCGGGGCCGGGGCTCGGCCGAGATCGTCGCCACCTCGACCCGCGAGCTGGCGCAGCGCGCCCGGGACGCCCAGGGAGCCACCTCCGAAGCGAGCCGGCTCCTCGAGGAGGCGGTGCGGGTCTTCCAGGCTCTCAACCGGCGCCTCGAGGGCATCGACGAGATCGTCGAGACGATGCAGGGGCTGGCCGAGAGGACCGACATCCTGGCCCTCAACGCCACCCTCGAGTCCGCCCGCGCCGGCGAGTACGGTCGCTCCTTCGGCCTGGTGGCGGATCGGGTCCGCGAGAGCGCCGAGCTCACCGGCCAGGCGGCGCGCCGGATCGGAGATCTGAACCGCACGATCGAGGCGGACTTCGAGCTCATCGGTGCCTCGGTGGAACGGGTCCGCCAGGCGATCCACACCGGCGAGCGGCTCGCCACCGACACCGTCTCCGCGATGTTCGAGCAGGAGACCTCCTCGCAGGCCATCGTCGAGGCCCTCACGGAGCTGGCCATCAGCGCCGGCGCCTCCGCCCGCTCGGCAGAGCAGATCGCGGTCACGGTGGATGAGCAGGGTCAATCCGTGGCGTTCGCCACCGAGAGCGCCGGGCGGGTCGCCGCCCTGGTCGAGGCGATCCAGCGCCGGGAGAAGGTCGAGGACGAAGAGCCCTAG
- a CDS encoding amino acid permease — protein MSASHTIEERDLGLLPATGVGVGAIVGGGVLALAGVAFATSGPSAILAFALNGGIALLTALSFAELASRFPQSGGTYTYARKVLTIEAAFGVGWVVWFASVVAAVLYALGFAVFLVPFLEALIHALGGEPPAWLGGRIAALVLALLAVGGYALALLRSTAGGGQWATVGKVVVFGFLILAGFFVLVVAPPSLHTLGERFQPFLARGGSGLLQAMGYTFIALQGFDLIAAVGGRVQDPQRNIPRAMLLSLGTALVIYLPLLFLIVAVGSPELPISQAAAKDPEILVATATRAFLGPSGYWLVLVAGLLSMLSALHANLLAASAFARTMAMDRTLPPRYAELSGRGRTPRAAIFLTTGAVTFVLIAVPDVATAGAVSSLIFLASFTLAHGIAYLARKRGSQHSGFQTRAFPLVPALGGVSCLALGLYQAVAVPSAGVLAALWLSLGAMLYVTLLAPRARTVDAGSEAFDPEILKLRGRTPLVLVPIANPASAPTLVKLASALSPGPASRIQLLSVVRRPEVLDSETEGLAQLPALVDAQQVLGGALAAALETRMQPEALITLSDDPWSEIARIARRTRCQRVLLGVGELGPEMISGPLEHLVDSIDADVVILRAPPGWRPEEARRILIPARGGVDHGPIRARLLGSLLRAAPREITFLGVLPADASREEDRRVRAQLALLCRDEAPRASSVEVIHAEAMTAEVAAQADRADLMILGLQRRRGGRLTFGKTLIEIATATRCPLLMISQKA, from the coding sequence ATGAGCGCGAGCCACACCATCGAAGAGCGCGATCTCGGCCTCCTGCCCGCGACCGGGGTGGGCGTCGGTGCGATCGTCGGCGGCGGGGTCCTGGCCCTGGCCGGCGTCGCCTTCGCCACCTCCGGGCCCTCGGCGATCCTGGCCTTCGCGCTCAACGGCGGCATCGCGCTGCTCACCGCCCTCTCCTTCGCCGAGCTCGCCAGCCGCTTCCCCCAGTCCGGTGGCACCTACACCTACGCCCGCAAGGTGCTCACCATCGAGGCGGCCTTCGGGGTCGGCTGGGTGGTCTGGTTCGCCTCCGTGGTGGCGGCGGTGCTCTACGCCCTGGGCTTCGCCGTCTTCCTGGTGCCCTTCCTCGAAGCGCTGATCCACGCCCTCGGCGGCGAGCCGCCCGCCTGGCTCGGCGGCCGGATCGCCGCCCTGGTCCTCGCCCTCCTGGCGGTCGGCGGCTACGCCCTGGCCCTCCTGCGCTCGACGGCCGGCGGCGGCCAGTGGGCCACGGTGGGCAAGGTCGTGGTCTTCGGCTTCCTCATCCTGGCGGGCTTCTTCGTCCTGGTGGTGGCGCCGCCCTCCCTCCACACCCTCGGGGAGCGCTTCCAGCCCTTCCTGGCCCGGGGCGGCAGCGGCCTGCTCCAGGCCATGGGCTACACCTTCATCGCCCTGCAGGGCTTCGACCTCATCGCCGCCGTGGGCGGCCGGGTCCAGGATCCCCAGCGGAACATCCCGCGGGCGATGCTGCTCTCGCTGGGCACCGCCCTCGTCATCTACCTCCCCCTCCTCTTCCTCATCGTGGCGGTGGGCAGCCCCGAACTGCCGATCTCCCAGGCCGCGGCGAAGGATCCCGAGATCCTGGTGGCCACCGCCACCCGCGCCTTCCTCGGGCCGAGCGGCTACTGGCTGGTGCTCGTCGCCGGCCTCCTCTCGATGCTCTCGGCGCTCCACGCCAACCTGCTCGCGGCCTCCGCCTTCGCGCGCACGATGGCGATGGACCGGACGCTGCCCCCCCGCTACGCCGAGCTCTCGGGCCGGGGCCGCACGCCGCGGGCGGCGATCTTCCTCACCACCGGCGCGGTGACCTTCGTGCTCATCGCCGTGCCGGACGTCGCCACCGCCGGCGCCGTCTCCAGCCTCATCTTCCTGGCGAGCTTCACCCTCGCCCACGGCATCGCCTACCTCGCCCGGAAGCGGGGCAGCCAGCACTCCGGCTTCCAGACCCGGGCCTTCCCCCTGGTGCCCGCCCTCGGCGGGGTGAGCTGCCTGGCCCTCGGGCTCTACCAGGCGGTGGCGGTGCCCTCGGCCGGCGTCCTCGCCGCCCTCTGGCTCTCCCTGGGCGCGATGCTCTACGTCACCCTCCTCGCGCCGAGGGCCCGGACCGTCGACGCCGGCTCCGAGGCCTTCGACCCGGAGATCCTCAAGCTGCGCGGGCGCACGCCCCTGGTGCTCGTCCCCATCGCCAACCCGGCCAGCGCCCCGACCCTGGTGAAGCTGGCCAGCGCCCTCTCGCCCGGGCCGGCCTCCCGGATCCAGCTCCTCTCGGTGGTGCGCCGCCCGGAGGTCCTGGACTCGGAGACCGAGGGCCTCGCCCAGCTTCCCGCCCTCGTCGACGCCCAGCAGGTGCTCGGTGGCGCGCTGGCGGCGGCGCTGGAGACCCGGATGCAGCCCGAGGCCCTGATCACCCTGAGCGACGATCCCTGGAGCGAGATCGCACGCATCGCCCGGCGCACCCGCTGCCAGCGGGTGCTGCTGGGTGTCGGTGAGCTCGGCCCGGAGATGATCTCCGGCCCCCTGGAGCACCTGGTCGACTCCATCGACGCCGACGTCGTGATCCTGCGCGCCCCGCCGGGCTGGCGCCCCGAGGAGGCCCGCCGGATCCTCATCCCCGCCCGCGGCGGGGTGGACCACGGGCCGATCCGGGCGCGCCTCCTGGGCTCCCTGCTGCGCGCGGCGCCCCGGGAGATCACCTTCCTGGGGGTCCTACCCGCGGACGCCAGCCGGGAGGAGGATCGCCGGGTGCGGGCCCAGCTCGCCTTGCTCTGCCGCGACGAGGCCCCCCGGGCCAGCTCCGTCGAGGTGATCCACGCCGAGGCGATGACCGCCGAGGTGGCGGCGCAGGCCGATCGGGCCGACCTGATGATCCTCGGCCTCCAGCGGCGGCGCGGCGGCCGCCTGACCTTCGGCAAGACCCTGATCGAGATCGCCACGGCCACCCGCTGCCCCCTCCTGATGATCAGCCAGAAGGCCTGA
- a CDS encoding MBL fold metallo-hydrolase: MAPPLRRTLRRWLLPGLGLGTLALVAFAFASTGCGAAFGARATGPRLARMEASPNFGEGTFLNVALSEPRPHQPWKALGRIFDDNLRSPAKPLPRARPSASELAAPPASGLRVTWMGHSSVLLSLDGAQILFDPVWSERVSPVAWAGPKRFQAPPIPLTDLPQLQAVVISHDHYDHLDQPTIEALQTRTERFVVPLGIGAHLERWGVPSSKIVELDWWQESDLGAVTLVCTPAHHFSGRSLTDRNSTLWASWVVRGPEHRVYFGGDSGMFPGYAEIGEREGPFDLTLLPIGAYDEAWAEMHLNPEEALQAHRQLRGEVMLPIHWASFPLALHDWHEPGDRLLIAAAETGSLILTPVQGRPVELREGAPPLFPAWWRARGPLRVAGLD; this comes from the coding sequence ATGGCCCCTCCCCTCCGCCGAACCCTCCGCCGCTGGCTCCTGCCGGGCCTGGGCCTCGGCACCCTGGCCCTCGTGGCCTTCGCCTTCGCCTCCACCGGCTGCGGCGCGGCCTTCGGCGCCCGGGCGACCGGCCCCCGGCTGGCGAGGATGGAGGCCTCCCCGAACTTCGGAGAGGGCACCTTCCTGAACGTCGCCCTCTCCGAGCCTCGCCCCCACCAGCCCTGGAAGGCCCTGGGGCGGATCTTCGACGACAACCTCCGCTCCCCGGCGAAGCCCCTCCCTCGCGCCCGGCCCAGCGCGTCCGAGCTCGCCGCGCCCCCCGCGTCCGGGCTGCGGGTCACCTGGATGGGACACTCCTCGGTCCTCCTCTCCCTCGATGGAGCCCAGATCCTCTTCGACCCGGTCTGGAGCGAGCGGGTCTCGCCGGTCGCCTGGGCCGGCCCGAAGCGCTTCCAGGCGCCGCCGATCCCGCTGACCGACCTGCCGCAGCTGCAGGCCGTGGTGATCTCCCACGACCACTACGACCACCTCGATCAGCCCACGATCGAGGCGCTGCAGACGCGCACCGAGCGCTTCGTCGTCCCCCTGGGCATCGGCGCCCACCTCGAGCGCTGGGGCGTCCCCTCCTCGAAGATCGTCGAGCTCGACTGGTGGCAGGAGAGCGACCTCGGGGCCGTGACGCTCGTCTGCACCCCGGCGCATCACTTCTCCGGCCGCTCGCTCACCGACCGCAACAGCACCCTCTGGGCCTCCTGGGTGGTGCGGGGGCCGGAGCACCGGGTCTACTTCGGCGGCGACTCGGGGATGTTCCCGGGCTACGCCGAGATCGGCGAGCGCGAGGGGCCCTTCGATCTCACCCTCCTGCCCATCGGGGCCTACGACGAGGCCTGGGCGGAGATGCACCTGAACCCGGAGGAGGCCCTGCAGGCCCACCGCCAGCTGAGGGGCGAGGTGATGCTCCCCATCCACTGGGCCTCCTTCCCGCTCGCCCTCCACGACTGGCACGAGCCGGGTGACCGGCTGCTGATCGCGGCGGCGGAGACCGGCTCGCTGATCCTCACGCCGGTGCAGGGCCGCCCGGTGGAGCTGCGCGAGGGCGCGCCGCCCCTCTTCCCGGCCTGGTGGCGGGCCCGCGGCCCGCTGCGCGTGGCCGGGCTCGACTAG
- a CDS encoding class III extradiol ring-cleavage dioxygenase, translating into MRDPHLIGRRQALRRLGALAAAAALPACQSRVRPREEKPMTTARMPALFLPHGGGPWPFVNDPLGPPGTWDRMAAYLKGLGALPRTPPRAILVISAHWEESVATLQSSPRPPMLYDYFDFPPEAYEVQWPAPGAPEVVTEVSELLAAAGIAAGADPKRGFDHGTYVPLKLAYPGAEVPTLQLSLVRGLDPRQHLALGRALEPLRERGILLVGSGMSYHNLQGLLVALQGGPAPAGPAAAFDDWLEAAVRRDADGRDTALVEWERAPHARHCHPREEHLLPLHVIAGAAGEDAASLPYRDEILGIRLSAVHFG; encoded by the coding sequence ATGCGCGACCCCCACCTCATCGGCCGCCGGCAGGCGCTGCGAAGGCTCGGCGCCCTCGCCGCGGCCGCGGCCCTCCCGGCCTGCCAGAGCCGGGTCCGTCCACGTGAGGAGAAGCCGATGACGACCGCCCGGATGCCCGCCCTCTTCCTGCCCCACGGCGGCGGCCCCTGGCCCTTCGTGAACGATCCCCTGGGACCTCCCGGCACCTGGGACCGGATGGCGGCCTACCTGAAGGGTCTCGGGGCCCTCCCCCGGACGCCCCCGCGCGCCATCCTCGTGATCTCGGCCCACTGGGAGGAGAGCGTGGCGACCCTGCAGAGCTCGCCCCGGCCGCCGATGCTCTACGACTACTTCGACTTCCCGCCGGAGGCCTACGAGGTGCAGTGGCCCGCGCCCGGCGCGCCGGAGGTCGTCACCGAGGTCAGCGAGCTCCTCGCGGCGGCGGGCATCGCCGCCGGCGCCGACCCGAAGCGCGGCTTCGATCACGGCACCTACGTGCCGCTCAAGCTGGCCTACCCCGGGGCCGAGGTGCCCACCCTCCAGCTCTCCCTGGTGCGGGGCCTCGACCCCCGTCAGCACCTCGCCCTCGGGCGAGCCCTCGAGCCGCTCCGCGAGCGGGGCATCCTGCTGGTGGGCAGCGGCATGAGCTACCACAACCTGCAGGGCCTCCTCGTCGCCCTCCAGGGGGGGCCGGCGCCCGCCGGGCCGGCCGCCGCCTTCGACGACTGGCTCGAGGCCGCGGTGCGCCGCGACGCCGACGGACGGGACACCGCCCTGGTCGAGTGGGAGCGCGCGCCCCACGCCCGGCACTGCCATCCCCGGGAGGAGCACCTGCTGCCCCTCCACGTCATCGCCGGCGCCGCCGGGGAGGACGCGGCCAGCCTGCCCTACCGGGACGAGATCCTCGGCATCCGCCTCTCCGCGGTGCACTTCGGCTAG
- a CDS encoding cobalamin-dependent protein (Presence of a B(12) (cobalamin)-binding domain implies dependence on cobalamin itself, in one of its several forms, or in some unusual lineages, dependence on a cobalamin-like analog.), with the protein MQPLEPTGKALLACVEGERHVLPLQGAALRLTQQGYRTLLLGADTPAEALGEAVRRLQPELVGLSMTPDVQRADPAAFLAASARACAGVRWAVGGAATRSLAPLIRELGGELDPGSGGG; encoded by the coding sequence GTGCAGCCCCTCGAGCCCACCGGCAAGGCGCTGCTCGCCTGTGTGGAGGGGGAGCGTCACGTGCTGCCGCTCCAGGGCGCGGCCCTGCGCCTCACCCAGCAGGGCTACCGGACCCTCCTCCTGGGCGCCGACACCCCGGCCGAGGCCCTGGGGGAGGCGGTGCGGCGGCTGCAGCCCGAGCTCGTCGGGCTCTCGATGACCCCGGACGTGCAGCGAGCGGATCCGGCCGCCTTCCTGGCCGCCTCCGCCCGCGCCTGCGCAGGCGTGCGCTGGGCGGTGGGCGGCGCGGCGACCCGCTCGCTGGCTCCGCTGATCCGCGAGCTCGGCGGCGAGCTCGACCCCGGAAGCGGCGGCGGCTGA
- the ettA gene encoding energy-dependent translational throttle protein EttA, giving the protein MAHQYVYSMMRVGKVVPPKREILRDISLSFFPGAKIGVLGLNGSGKSSLLKIMAGVDAEYNGEAMPMPGIRVGFLPQEPDLDPSKDVRGNVEEGLSAITEAQAALDAVYAAYGEPDADFDKLAAEQARLEAIIGAAGAHDTDRILDIASDALRLPPWDTDVTVLSGGERRRVALCRLLLSKPDMLLLDEPTNHLDAESVAWLERFLAEFPGTVVAVTHDRYFLDNVAGWILELDRGHGIPWKGNYSSWLEQKEARLATEQKQQDARRKAIQAELEWVRQNPKGRRAKSKARLSNFEELSSGDFQSRNETRQLYIPPGPRLGDLVVEAAGLTKGFGDRLLIDGLDFKLPPGGIVGIIGPNGAGKTTLFRMLAGTEKPDGGELKIGPTVEIAYVDQSRDSLDDSKQVWEEISNGEEEIKVGGYTTPARAYVGRFNFRGTDQQKRVGDLSGGERNRVHLAKVLKQGGNLLLLDEPTNDLDVETLRALEDALLAFPGCAVVISHDRWFLDRIATHILAFEGDSKVVWFQGNYADYEEDRRRRLGAEADQPHRIKYRPLQR; this is encoded by the coding sequence ATGGCTCACCAGTACGTCTACTCGATGATGCGCGTCGGCAAGGTCGTGCCGCCGAAGCGCGAGATCCTCCGGGACATCTCCCTCTCCTTCTTCCCCGGCGCCAAGATCGGCGTCCTCGGCCTCAACGGCTCGGGGAAGAGCTCCCTGCTGAAGATCATGGCGGGGGTGGACGCAGAGTACAACGGCGAGGCCATGCCCATGCCCGGCATCCGGGTGGGCTTCCTGCCCCAGGAGCCGGACCTCGACCCCTCCAAGGACGTGCGGGGCAACGTCGAGGAGGGGCTCTCGGCGATCACCGAGGCCCAGGCCGCCCTCGACGCGGTCTACGCCGCCTACGGGGAGCCCGACGCCGACTTCGACAAGCTGGCCGCGGAGCAGGCCCGCCTCGAGGCGATCATCGGGGCCGCCGGGGCCCACGACACCGACCGCATCCTCGACATCGCCTCGGACGCCCTGCGCCTGCCGCCCTGGGACACCGACGTCACCGTGCTCTCCGGCGGCGAGCGGCGGCGGGTGGCGCTCTGCCGGCTGCTGCTCTCGAAGCCGGACATGCTGCTGCTCGACGAGCCGACCAACCACCTCGACGCCGAGTCGGTGGCCTGGCTCGAGCGCTTCCTGGCCGAGTTCCCGGGCACGGTGGTGGCGGTCACCCACGACCGCTACTTCCTCGACAACGTCGCCGGCTGGATCCTCGAGCTGGACCGCGGCCACGGCATCCCCTGGAAGGGCAACTACTCCTCCTGGCTGGAGCAGAAGGAGGCGCGCCTGGCGACCGAACAGAAGCAGCAGGACGCCCGGCGCAAGGCCATCCAGGCCGAGCTGGAGTGGGTGCGCCAGAACCCCAAGGGGCGGCGCGCGAAGAGCAAGGCCCGCCTCTCGAACTTCGAAGAGCTCTCGAGCGGGGACTTCCAGAGCCGCAACGAGACCCGGCAGCTCTACATCCCGCCGGGTCCCCGGCTGGGTGATCTGGTGGTGGAGGCCGCGGGCCTGACGAAGGGCTTCGGTGACCGCCTGCTCATCGACGGCCTCGACTTCAAGCTGCCGCCGGGCGGGATCGTCGGCATCATCGGCCCCAACGGCGCGGGCAAGACCACCCTCTTCCGGATGCTCGCGGGCACCGAGAAGCCCGACGGCGGCGAGCTGAAGATCGGCCCCACCGTCGAGATCGCCTACGTCGACCAGAGCCGGGACAGCCTCGACGACAGCAAGCAGGTCTGGGAGGAGATCTCGAACGGCGAGGAGGAGATCAAGGTGGGCGGCTACACCACCCCGGCTCGCGCCTACGTCGGCCGCTTCAACTTCCGCGGCACCGACCAGCAGAAGAGGGTCGGCGACCTCTCGGGCGGCGAGCGCAACCGGGTGCACCTGGCGAAGGTGCTCAAGCAGGGCGGCAACCTCCTGCTCCTCGACGAGCCCACCAACGACCTGGACGTCGAGACCCTCCGGGCCCTCGAGGACGCCCTGCTGGCCTTCCCGGGCTGCGCGGTGGTCATCAGCCACGATCGCTGGTTCCTCGACCGGATCGCGACCCACATCCTGGCCTTCGAGGGCGACTCGAAGGTGGTCTGGTTCCAGGGCAACTACGCCGACTACGAGGAGGACCGCCGGCGCCGCCTCGGAGCGGAGGCCGACCAGCCCCACCGCATCAAGTACCGGCCCCTGCAGCGCTAA
- a CDS encoding YeeE/YedE thiosulfate transporter family protein: MNWSQILSEPWPWWLAALGLVTVSTALLLVEGRRLGVSSGLSALLGLVPERAAACGDGPAAESPRWRGAFLLGLPLGGLASGLLGGDLSLSLSMGSLGALAGGVSGTALLLLGGGVLIGWGTRQGGGCTSGHGIVGCALGRRTSLAATGVFFLVAALTSNLLHLLGGLTP; this comes from the coding sequence ATGAACTGGTCGCAGATCCTCTCCGAGCCCTGGCCCTGGTGGCTGGCCGCCCTGGGCCTGGTCACCGTGAGCACCGCCCTCCTGCTGGTCGAGGGCCGGCGGCTGGGGGTGTCCAGCGGACTCTCCGCTCTCCTCGGCCTGGTCCCGGAGCGGGCGGCGGCCTGCGGGGACGGGCCGGCCGCCGAGTCGCCCCGCTGGCGCGGCGCCTTCCTCCTGGGCCTCCCCCTCGGCGGCCTGGCCTCGGGCCTCCTCGGCGGTGACCTCTCGCTCTCCCTCTCCATGGGCAGCCTCGGCGCGCTGGCCGGCGGCGTCTCCGGGACGGCCCTCCTCCTCCTCGGCGGCGGCGTCCTCATCGGCTGGGGCACCCGCCAGGGCGGCGGCTGCACCTCGGGCCACGGCATCGTCGGCTGCGCCCTCGGGCGGCGCACCAGCCTGGCGGCCACCGGGGTCTTCTTCCTCGTGGCGGCCCTGACCTCGAACCTCCTCCACCTCCTGGGAGGCCTCACGCCATGA
- a CDS encoding YeeE/YedE thiosulfate transporter family protein: protein MTALLHRHRFLLWGAAFGFVLSRARATDPDLIAGMFALRELHLLLVIGGAVALGALTYRGVVWLRARRRLATDLGAITRVSARTLAGATIFGVGWGLSGTCPGTAFVQLGEGKLLALFTVLGMLLGTWLQARVASLPSRARSGVGLGALSPAKGQSRLP from the coding sequence ATGACCGCCCTCCTCCACCGCCACCGCTTCCTCCTCTGGGGCGCGGCCTTCGGCTTCGTCCTCTCCCGGGCGCGGGCCACCGACCCCGACCTCATCGCGGGGATGTTCGCGCTGCGCGAGCTCCACCTCCTCCTGGTCATCGGCGGGGCGGTCGCCCTGGGCGCCCTCACCTACCGCGGGGTGGTCTGGCTGCGCGCCCGGCGCCGGCTCGCCACCGATCTCGGCGCGATCACCCGGGTCTCGGCGCGCACCCTCGCCGGCGCCACGATCTTCGGGGTGGGCTGGGGGCTCTCGGGCACCTGCCCCGGCACCGCCTTCGTCCAGCTGGGCGAGGGGAAGCTGCTGGCCCTCTTCACCGTGCTGGGGATGCTCCTGGGGACCTGGCTGCAGGCCCGGGTGGCCTCCCTCCCCTCGCGGGCCCGCTCCGGCGTCGGCCTCGGGGCGTTGTCTCCGGCCAAGGGGCAGAGCAGACTGCCCTGA